The window CGGAGGACACGGACGCGCTGCTGGACCTGTTAAACTGCCCGCACTCTCCGTGGCACCACGACGAGCCGTGGAGCCCGCAGGCCGCCGCCCTCCAGCGTGTGGCCGTGGTGGAGCCAGAGCGACTGGACGCCGACTTTGTGTGCAGCTACTTCAGGAAGCTGCGGATTGTCGACAAGGACGTGAggaatctgtttttgtagagCCTTCTTGCATCAGAAATGTGTAGCGGTGAATTATTGCTTGGCCTTGTTTAGGTGTCTGTGGTCGACAACTACCTGCTGAAGTTCTGCAACTTACAGGAACTTGTGCTCAGCGCCAACCGCATCAGCGAAATCTCGGCCGAGAACCTTCCCAGGACGCTTAAGGTGTGCTGACCCCTTAATATTTCGACccaaatttgaaaccctaacccttgtttgaaactataTCGCAATCTTAGCCCTATTCTGAAACCCCaaacctaatttgaaaccctatttTAATTTGGAACCCTTACATTTCAGCTGCTATATTCACATACAATTGCTGTCCCATTTCTAAAGAATGTATCAACACACTTGTTCACATTTGTTACTAACCTAAGTGGCCAATTTCCAATGTGTACCATTGGAGGTGTTGGAGCTGCGTGCCAACCAGCTGTGCGCTCTGGGCCGCCTGGCCATCTCTCCGCCCCCTCGCCTGCAGTACCTCGGGCTGGCCGCCAATCGTCTGGGATCCCATCGAGACGTCACCCTGCTCACAGGAAAACAATGGTTGCTCCTCAAATAACTAACATAGTTCCTTGACATCAAAACACCATCAGGCCACTTATTCTCTACTCCCTTATGTAGTTCTCGTGTGTATTTTTGGGTGGCATTGCGAGTCGTGACCTCAGCCTTGTTATTATAATCCCTGCGTGTGTTACGCGAGAGGCCTGAGCTGGTGTGTCTGGACCTGAGCGAGTGCGACTTCAGAGAACAGCGCCCCCTGCTGAAGGCGCTGGGTACGCTGCCGTGTCTGCGGACCCTGGTGCTGGAGGGAAACCCATTCACGCTGGCACCCTCGTACCCTGGCTTCGCCGTGAACGCCCTTCCCCGACTCTCCTACCTGGACGCGGCGTGGATCGCCCCCGAGGAGCGGCACCGCTACAGGGGAATGGCCAACATGAGCCGTGAGCGTCCACCTTTCTCATCCTTCATATTTTTACTAGTTATAATTAAAAGATTACCTTAGACCTTCTGGTGGACTGGGCGTCGGCCACCGTGCGCGTGGGCGTGATGCAGGGGGTCCCGGACCCGCAGGACGAGGACCCTGACGCTCCGGAGTTCCCGGTGGTCAGCTACAGCTACGTCATCTCGTACATGTTCTTCAGTCACCAGACCACCGCCTACCGGGTAACGCGCGTTCCACTCGTCTTTACACCGCCCGTTCAGTGACAGAAGCTAGATGGCGCTGTTGGCAGGAAGTTGTGATTGGTGGTCCGGCGAAGCGTCAGAGTCAGGACCAGGGTGCTGAGCCAACTCAGTCGCTTAACAAGAAGAGTGTAAAAGAGATTGTGGTGGTCAACCTGGCAGACTGCGACGAGGATCAAACTTCCTCCTCTTGTGGtaatcattcaaaaaaaatctatgtgTATCTAATGACAGTCACCAACAGATTTAGAACATGAATAACGTGTATCCATAACGTGTCAGCTGCTACAAATACACTCGAGTAACTTATTCACGTGTAATAACCATCTACCTCGCAGGGTGAAAGTGAAATTCGGGGATATTAACTTTGTCACAGAATCGCGATACAGCACGTCGTCCCAGCCGTGGGCCGACTGCGTTGACTTTGGCCACGTGCTGACGTTTGTCGTGCGAGACCTGAGCGGCTTCAAGAAGTTCCTCCATCGAggatttttcatttatatCGAGCAGGAAAAGGTAAGAAGTACAAAAGTAGCCACTAGGGGGCGGAAAAACTCTTGTACAAGTTAGTAATGtaatagttttaaaaaaagcactcATATTTTAAAGTACATTACaatgatttttattatatgaccgtttttaaaatacatcttTTACATTATATTGACATCCACAGAGCTAGAAAAAAAGGACAGTGACTTGAACAATTTACTGTAGGAAGTTCAGTAATGAAGTATCTGTTTGTGCAGTGTCAATAATTAAATAtcgaatttaaaaaaaaaaaaaaaaaactctcatcTTACTTTCAGATCCTGTCGTGGCCTGCGGAGGTCTTAGACGATTCCGGACAAGGTGCCACTGacaagaaagggaaaaaagtgagTTTCATCATCTTAGTCGAGCAGGTCCAAAAAGGTACAATCGGGTCATGCTATGGCAAGTAGACGTTATTgtttataaaaaagaaaaaaagaaagactttGCCTTTtaacaaacacattaaaagTCTTAATGTTGGAATTATGAAACTGATGATTAACAATGAATGAGCTGAATATGAAAATAGTTTGAAAAATGTGGACGTAGTTGACAAACTTTGTGTGGAACGTTTCACATGTATTGAAATGTGGCACTTGTCGGAACGCTTTTCAGCCCAAGACTACAAAAGACAAGCGAAAGAAATCTGTGGCGGAGTTGGTGGCGGACCCGCCTGTGACCACGGTGGTGGCATCCTCGCACGTGTCCCTGCGCGGCCTTTTCGGCGGAAATCCAAAAGCGGACATCCTTTGCAACTTTGGCTCAATGCACAAAGATGCTCCGGTGGAAGAAGCTTCCGTTACGGACGAGGCGAGTTAGCACTTGTTTTTCACTGGATTAAGTTTGCCATTCatgtgttgttgttctttgaAGAACGTGAGCGTGGACAGCAAATCCAAGGACGATTCCAAGAAGAAAGGAAGCCGTGCTGGATTCAAGAAACCTGGCAAAGGTGATTCTGACATTAAACCTTTGGTGCCATGTTGCATGACCATATGAAGTTGGCCTCGCTCACCTTCCGCTTCACAGGGATGCGGCGCGAGGAGAGCGACGCCGACACGCCGAGCCAGCCCGAGACGGTCACGGCGGAGCTGAGCGTGGAGCTGAAAAAGTGGCGCCACACCTCCGAGGTGTCGCCGCTGGTGCCCGCCAACTCCTGAGGCAAGACGCACTCTGACTTTCATTTTGACACACTTTTATTTGTACAGAAAAGCCAAAGTAGAAAGAAGACGCAAGGAAGTGCTTTCAAGTATTCTGCCTGCATGCGCCCCaccaaaatgcaataaaaaaagtattttcaggcatagaaaaaaaatgcactatGGCTCCCAAATTGTCACACCATTGTATCCTTCACAAAGAATCATTTGTGGGGATTTATAGTTCTTTATCTCTATATACACACTGCTCACAACAATTTTGGGATATGGTAAAACTTCTGAATGAATCAAGATTGCACTCTAACCTCGGCAGCTGACCTTAAATTGCTCTGTTTCTTTCATTTCCGGGcttccattttcatttctgcCACCTCCGGTTCCTCCAAATTAAGGATGTCTGTAAAGCTTATAGCCAGTTTTAAGCTGAGGCAAAAATGTCGGCCTATATcccgagttttttttttgccacgaGTGTGACAAGCTGTGCAAACAAGGATGCCACGTTCTAGCCCTCAAGTCGCTTTTTTTGCACGATGGACGGACAACCCGAGGCGGGCCGCGTTTAGAAGGTTCGGTCGTCATTGCAGTCGTGGCTCCAGTGGCCGAAGAGCTCGCAAATGTCGCAGTAGGGCCGCTCGGCGCCCTTGCTGCCATGGTAGGCGGTGTGCGGCGGCGTGTCGGGCGTTTGCGCCTGCGCCGGGCAGTCCTCCGTGTCATGGCGGTCGAAGCAGTCGCAGATGTCGCAGAATAGTCGAGGAGGgggcttcttctttttcttcttcttgctgcTCTCCTTGTCCTCCCTACACAAAGCATTAGGGTACACTTTTAGTTTACAATTTAATACAATAGAACTTTCGCAACacaatgtttcttttcttacAGTAGTCACATAATTGATTCCTGCTATTTTGTCAAAACACTATTACAGGATTAATACAAGATGGTCaattattccattttttttactgaccCGTCGTCGTCGTCCAACTCGCTGGCGTTGTTGCCGTTGAGAGCGGCAGCGGCCAGTTTCTCCAACTGGTCCTTGAGGTCCAAATTGTTCTTCCGCAGGTCAACGATGACCGAATTCAAGAAGTCAATCtggccccccccacccaaaacatcaacaagaAATTAATGACTGCTCCAAAGACACGTACTGTATGACTCGGGATGGGCATTTGCAGGAATTGATCTTAAAGGTGAAAGGTTCCGTTTGATGTACCCACTTAAAAATTCACACCTTGAAATCTACTTATTTGTACGATTGTATAAAAATCAATTGtcttacacaaaaaaaatattgtttacaTAATGGCGACAACATTGCTGTAATTACTGTAATTTCCAAAGAGGAAACAAAAATtgcttatatttatttatgtattggAAATACAATCTTACACATCTaagaaaaatgttacaaaaaggAGGCACAAATATCTACATAATTGTAAAAGTACATCTCAATGATTGAATGCCCATCTCGAAGCAACTGTTTCTGTCAAGTGAGTGTGAACCCAAACAAAGGCAAATGAGTGATGACCACCCCAACGCACTCGGAATCCCCGTGATGACTTCACATATATTTAAAGGGGACATATTATGGACAACCTAAACAATGCCAAAatggtaagcagagctgcagtgctaacgttagcattaGCTAGCAGCAGATCTTATGTTTGGTCATGTGCCACACCACGACACTAATTGACAAGTGAAATTTGGCAGTCACTCAGGAACAATTTGGAATTGTGTGGGCAATAAAAAGCATAACAGGTCTCCTTTAAGTGACACATGCTTGCATGCACGAGTGAcgctgacaacaacaaaaaaacatgaacaaacCGCTGCCTGATGGTTCTGCGGCATTGCAGACAGAGCACAGCATTGGGGTGAAcggaggagaggaagaaaatAGCAGGTTCAAATTAGAATAcaatacgcacacacaaaatgggaCAGTATGACATTTTAGAGGTTGGGCGGACACATCATTAGGCACACCTGCGCAATCTCATGACATCCAACCATCCTCACAAAATAAGCCTTGATGAAGATGATGCTACATTTTCAGGGGGATAAATATTGGGGAAAATTTAACTATTTTAATTCGTTTGGTggtgcgctgcggttgcgcaaTCGGacgcgcaaatgaaaaaatgcttttttcttttcttttttgcttggaacggattatattttttccattatttgtaatgggcaAACATGATtgggaattcgaacgattcacttctcaaacagccttctggaacggattgtggtcgaaaaccatGGCTCCACTGTACTagattaaaatgaaacaactACAAACAAATAcgacaaaaaatattgaacaaaatCAGACAAGATATTTGGATACTAGAAAATAATTAGGTAAATAGAAATATACAAAATTTCaatgtaagaaagaaaatccaccgtattgtgcaagtgtacctaatgaagtgtacTGAGGGACTAATGCGGTTGAGCCCCTCTAAAAGGTGATACTGAAACAATCAACACTCGACTCATGTTGCAAGCAGCTCAGTTCTGTACGACCGCCCCCCAAGAGACTttagaaagaagaaaaacggcACTAGGGGCAGGGTAAGGAAGCAAGTTGACACTCAACTTCCTCTTAAAGCCTTTCCGAGTTTTCCCTGATGAACGTACCTCGGCCTGCGTGTCCGTGTCCCTCAGCTGGCTGACAACGACATCACCTGCACGCCCAAGAGTGTAGAGGCACGGTCACGCCACCATCGTTCAGAAAGTGACACAAATTCGACCGGCATCAAAAGTGCACCTGATGGGGCGGCAAGCTCTTGCTCCAGCTCTTTCACTCGCTCCTTGAGCTGAGCCTTGTCCTGCTCCAAGGCAGCGATGGCGGTCTGCAAGGTTTGGGCTGAGGCACTTTGCACACGCGTGGCAGCCAGCTGAAGAACAAGCAATATGAGCGCAAAAATGAACCCAtattgagagagagaaaaaaatactaaagCCAAAATCAGACAGGGAAAAACGACAACAATGAATGTTTATGGTGGTTTTGCTCGACCTCGCTCTTTAGGGCCTCCATCTGCTGATCCTTCTCGGAGGCTAAGACACCGTTTTTACGAACGGACCTTTGGAACTCGGCATTCtccttctccatcttcttcttcaaagTGCTCTCGCTGtccacacaggaaaaaaaaaaaaaaaaaaagaacagtgcACATTGAGTACAGGAATGATGTCTCATCTTTTTGCTTCAGCACATTTCATTCTCGGGACTGAAGGCAAGTTTCAAATGTAGCTGAAATTAACAGTAGAGTACCTGAAGGCATAACTTGGCAGGCTTTCAGAAGAAtacattaaacaaaaaaagggtttTAATTCTTGTGAGATGGTAGAAAGGTAAtaagtgacaaaatgtgtcattgcCAAACCTTTGCTTCAACTCCTTCAACTGTGCTTGGAGTTTTGAGTGCTCGTCCCTGAGctgggggggggacaaaaatCATCATGCTCAAGACTCAACTTGATTGTGCAGCATTGACAAGAACACCTTGCTAAATTCACTGTGGTCCTGGTGATTGTTCTCGACATCCTGAGCCAGCTTGTCCTTCTCGTTTTGGATCGACTGCAGGGAGCGTGACTTAACGGACACCGCTTCTTTGAGCTCCTCGCTAAGGATGAGCAGAAAACGGCCATGTTGCGCTGTTCAATACCAAAACGTAGGAATTTAcgtggcgggcgggcgtgcTCACGTTTCCCGGGAGAGACTCTCCAGCTTTTGGCTTTTGGCATAAAGTTGCTCTTTGGAGGTGCTCAGCTCTTGCTGGTACTTTGATTGCTCTTGTTTGAGCTCATCCATCTGAAGGGATAATCAACGCAAGACAATCAAATATTAGAGCCAGATTACAAAATAGAGAataggaggggaaaaaatacagcGGCGTCTTCACTCAAATCAACTCTCGCTATTATAATAACTGAAAATGTCATGAAttctttcaaattattttttgaataGAAAAGCGTTTGTGTTCTCTAACAATAACATTTGCTGTGTTTGATCAGTTGAtcaataatatctttttttgaaTTCCGAATAGGTACCTGCGTTTCCATTTCTCGCTTGGAAGAATGAAGACTCTCCAGCTGAACTTGAGCTTCACACTTATCTTGGAGCAAAGCGTCTCTCTCCTTGGTCAGCTGCTCAAGGGCCTCGGCGGTCTGGCCGGAAGCCTCGGAAGCCTGCGGCGAGCGGGACCATGATGAAACACTGTTTTAGAACGCAGCGCGGGCCACGGCGCAGCAGAGATGACAAAAGCTTGATTCGAGCCTCATTTTGGTCTCGCCGGATCGAGAGCGTGCTCAATTGTAGAaccaattaaaataatacacaGTGAACATGTGTGCAGTACAAATAGATACGACCTGTAGACTCAGAACGGAGGGGAAAGTGGAAATGAATGCGAGTTAGCCgttttattaggtacacctgtccTGTACCCGACAAGATTAATTCTGACAGCTCTGGTACAAGAAGCTATAAAAATTAgcggctgttttttttttttttttttttgggcgctCAATTagcaacaataataaaaggaCCCGTGATTGCTCTTGTAACGCAAATTTCGCCAAAACACCGCAAAACGGAAGATTGCGTTATAAGCCCACAGGGAGGAAAGAAGGCTTGCAATGTATGGTGAGGATGTGAAGAATGAAAACCAGGAAGACAGACAAGCAGGCATGCAGGTGCACTGGCGTACTAGAGGAACTAGCGGAGGAATACCTCAAGCTGCTGAGCAATGGCCTGTTTAAGTTGAGACTGGAGCCGCTCTCCTTCGGCCACAGCCTCTTGGTGGCGTTTCTCCGTGGCGGCCGTGTCCACTCGGAGGGTCTTCACATCCTCCTGCAAGTCCTCAAGCTGGCCAATTAGCAGTGACTTTTCCACAAGCCACTGGGACACGTTGTGCTCAGAGCGACTGCGTCCAGCGAGGAGCGCCTCCTTCTCCGTTTCCAGTGCCGCCACCCGTTTGTCGGTCTCGTCCAATTTGGATAAAAGCTCTCGCTTGTCTTCAGACAAGCGGCGGGTCACTAGCTCTTGTTCCTtgagttttgcttttgccaGGTCGGTTTCTGCCGTTAAAGACTTCTGCTGCTCGTCTGCGTTCTGAAGTTGGGCGGACATGTCGTCGTTGTCCCGCCGAACTCGGGACAGGGTGTTCTGCAACTCCTCCGTTTGCCAAGCGGCCCGAGTCCGTTCACTGGATTCCGCCTCGAGCCGTTCCTCCAGATGCTGCTTGGCCTCGGACAACGACTCCGTCTGTTTTTTTAGCTCCAGGATCTCTTCGAGGAGCTTCTTCTTTTTAGCATCCGATTCCGCCGTGTGTTTGGAGAGTTTGTCGACTTGCCCTTTCAATTCCAAGGTGGATTGCTCCAGATGCATTTTGAGCTCCCCGCGTCCTCGAGCCAGATCGGCATTGGCCTTTTCCAGGAGTTCGATTTGGGAGGAACGTTTCCCCAGTTCGCTCTCGAGCTgggccttttctttttccaaagaCGTCAACTGGGCTACGACTGAATTTGTTTTGCACGTGACTTCCTCCAGCATCCCTTCTAAGCGAGACTTCTCCTGATCGATATCGCCCTGAGTTCTGGAAGAGCTGTCCAATTGATCCTTTGTGGCTCGGATGTCACTCACAAGCTTCTCCCGCTCTTGCAAGAGGTCCTTAATGTCAGCGGCGGCCTTGGAGTGCTTTGCTTCTATTTCGCCTTTCTCACCAGCCAGACGCTCGTAATTTGTCTTCTGCTGCTCGAGCGCCGCGTGGAGGGTCAGTTTCTCCTTCCTCAGAGCATGCAGAGCCTCTGAGCTTTCGGAATTCTGCGTGCCAAACGTCTCCCTCTCTCGTTCCAAAGTTGCAGACATCTCGGTCAGCTTTAGGTTGGACAGAGTCAGTTGCTGGGCAGACTCTTTGATCTTCTCTTTCAGCTCTTCAATATCTTTAAGcagctcctccttctccttacAGACTTTCCTCTGTGAGGCGAGCAAGTCCTCCTTCTCCTGCAGGAGATGAAGCCTTTCGGAATGCGTCACTTGGCTGCTGGTCTTGGACTCCTCCAGCATCTGGACCAGGCTGAGGCGAGACGCCTTCAGGTCTTCGCATTCGCGGACGGAGCTGTCCAGCTCCTTCTTGGCGAGGTTGAGCTTATTCTGCAGTTCCTCCTTCAACGCCTCGAGGTTCTTTTTGTCCGACGCGACCGCGCTGATTTCGGAGGACATGGTGGCCTTCTCTTTGCTTAGCGTTTCTACGAGAGACTGCAGCTGattgtttgtcattgtcagatcTTCTTTCTCCAAGTTGAGAGACTGCAGCTTGGCCTGCAACTCTGCGTTCTTGGCGTCCAGACACTTCTTGCCGGTTTTGGCCGCATCCAACTCCGAGAGGAGCTTGTCGTTCTCGCACGCGAGTTTAGACCTGCTCTCGTTGAGGTCCTCCTCGAGCCTGCTGCGCTCTTTGCAGATGTTTTCATAGTCCTCCAGGAGCTGCTTGTTGTGACTTTCAGCCCGCCGCGCATCCTGCTTCTGTTTGTGCAGCGTGGCATTCTTCTCCTCGTTTTGTTTCCGGAGATCCTCAAGATCGGACTGCTGTTTGATATTTGTGCTCTTCAGGGTGGTGTTTTCATCCTGCGCCTCCAGGAGACCTTTTTTGAGAATCTCCAACTGGTCCTTGAGTGACGTTCTTTCTACCTCTGAGCCCTTGTTGCCGTCGAGTAATTCATCCCTCTCCTTTGAGAGCTTCTCTACGGTAACCCGGAGGTCCTCGTTCTGTACGGAAAGATCCCGGAGAGCAGAAAGCTTGCTCTGCGCCTCTGAGAGCTGCGTTTCCAATTTGCACGTGTCAGCGCGAGCTTCCTCGCTATCCTGACACTTGCGCTCCAGAGCTACAGTCTGCTCTTCCAGTTTTGCGGACAAGTGTTCAACATTATGCTTGGAGGAGTCGAGCTCAGCGGAAAGATGCTGGGGAAAAGCAAgttgatgggggggggggggggggggcaaaaaaaatggaggataTATTCAAAGATGCACATCAAGAAAATGTAAGGTGATCCCCAAAATAAACCAAGCCAATATGTATGAATGCAAACACAAAGGTTAAGCtgcagaaattaaaaataaataaaaacggcAAAGACACCATAGCACAACACCGAACGCACGTTCAATAGTGATTTGGATTTTGCAGCAAATCCAATGTTACTCGATTAAACGTGACATTGAGTCACATTTTGCTCCACTGCGATTAGTTCATGATGGCATTTTTTACATGAAATGACGAGAAGGGTCATAAGTGTTAATGTCCAAGGGGAGGTGAGGGGCTTCTCACACATGTACACTAGAACAGGAAAGTAATCACAGCTTCACTTTTTCGAGAAACATCGATTGGTGGGAACGGGATGCAGATTAGCTGAATTTTAAGCTTCGTGGCAAAGACAATGGCATCTTGACTTAGTTTAATTTGTTCTACTGCTGTAGAggcctcatttaaaaaaaaaaaaaaaaaaaagaaaatcaaatgtcaAGATTAACAATATCgaggaaagaaaatcatgtTATGTGATAGCTGGGTACAAAGAGAGAGCCTACTCATTACCTGAAGCTTTTCCTTGTACGTCTTCAGCTCAGACACCATCTTTTCCAGCTCCTGGCTCCTGTCCTTGGAGGAGGAGAGCTCCTTCTTCAGATTGTCCAGTTTGTCTCGCAGCCCTTGGACCTCCTTGCCGTGGACCTCGGAGGCCTGGTTGAGAGCCTTTGCCTGAGAGTCCTTAAGATCCTCGGCCTGGCTTGCACTCTGCTGCACACTCATCTCCTTGGGTACGAGAAAAGACcccgagtgacgacggatGCAAcgctttgtcattttgtcaaaggATTGACTTCAGAGATCCGACCATCaacaaataattaataaaaaaaatatgctttcCCCTAATATATCTGCCATATCACTACTAACCAATGTCGCAATCTTCTCCTGGAGACATTTCATTTGAGCTGCATGGTTGTCTCGCGTCTCACACAGTTCCTGGTCTTTGCGCGACAGATCCTGCTCCCGTTGCTCATTGGAGAGGGCCACCTCGTTCTTCTGTTCCACCAACTGACTCTGCAACTCCTCGAGCCTCCTGAGAGAGGGAAGGCAGGCAGAGCGGATTAAAAGCAGGGGGAAGAACAAATCTTGCCCTCGGATGTTGAACTTATCTGATTAAATATATTACTACAAAAAGATTAGTCACATCTACCTATCGAATTTCTTTCCCCCCTAAGGGTACAGCACTCAGCACCTTTCTTTCTGCCGAAGgtcttcattcattttgctCAGCTGCAACGAACTGTCGCCGGATGCCGTCATCATGTCCGAAATGTCTTTCTCCAGTTTGCTCTTGTCCTCGCCCAGCTGCCGCACCTTCTCGTCCGCAGCCGCCAGCTTCCTCTCCAGCCCTGAGTTGAGAGAAACGCGGCGGCTCGTGACTTCATACATAAACATAGTTGTTGTTTCGCACGTTTATGCTGCTTACCACTAAGCTGACTCCTAAGAGACTCTGATTCTGTGGTAAGAGTTGTGCACTGCTCTTCCTTTTTGCTGAACCTCTCAAGGGTTTCTGGCAAACCAagaatgacatttgttttgtttttttgttaggTTGAGGATCTAGTGAAACGGGCACAAGGCGGGGTGCTACGCAACAGGCTGAGGAGAAGACAAAGTGAATAATTCCTTACCTTGCATAGTTTTTGCAGATTTAGTCTGCTCCTCTGTGCTTATAGCCAACTGTTGCTTCTgtgggcaagaaaaaaaaaaaaaaaagtgttggcGACCCACcaaatgcatttcaatgggCATTGTGGAAAATATAAGTATATTTCTACGATACTGACTGTCATACAATTTGTTAGAACTAATTCAGTGCATGTGTGGATTTAAAGGAGAAAATTAATCCCCaatatcgtttttttttcttttttaacaaaaatgttcCACTGCAGAATAGAGGCAAATTATCAAAGTATGATTGTGATGACTAAATAGTCAATTtatatgtataaataaaactaaatacaCTTACCAGGCCTCCAAGCTGCTGCTCCACAGCTTCTTTTTCACTGGCTAAGCTTTGCTGGAGTGACAGGATTTCATTCTCTTTGCCTTCCAGCAGTGATCTCAGTTCACCAACTAACTTTtaagcaaagaaaataaaacaagattacatttttgaaaaccaCACTTGAAGCCAACCAAGTATTAGTTTCAAACTCACATGCTCAGTTTTTGCACAATTTCAGCAATTATCTTCGAAAAGGTAAGCTTTTGTACTTGCCACCATAGTTAGTACCTCAGTTGCCTGTGGGTTTCCTTGATTTGGAAGATCTTCCAGTGGTGCTTTCTGGTTGCTTTGGCTAAGACACAAACATCGGACCATTTGTGCCACCGTCTCTTTGGTTTCTCTCTCGTCCTGGGCCTGGCGCGCTAGCTGCGCTCCcatctcctccagctccttcaCCTTGAGCTCGGCCGCGTGGAGCTTTCCGAGGACGTCCTCCAGCTCCACCAGGTGCTGATTCTCAGCTTTGTCAACGCCGGCGCGCACGGCGTCATCTAGGCGCTCCTTGTCTTCGGCGAGGGAGGCCAGACGCTCTTTCAGCTCGTGAATCTGCAT is drawn from Syngnathus acus chromosome 9, fSynAcu1.2, whole genome shotgun sequence and contains these coding sequences:
- the clip1a gene encoding CAP-Gly domain-containing linker protein 1 isoform X4 gives rise to the protein MEPLEIPPVIPLPPTHLSAVLTQTRLEHVHSKELEQSLHFEKTKAEKLQRELEDTRVATVSERSRIMELERDLSLRTREVADLQLRLGSRQASDDPDGGGVSPLLEEITSLRDRLASLEAERQEELARLREKLESHEKAHGEATAQLQAAGVKLSGDNEQLRMRLSQAEKDNADVLEKLKLEHERALEEAAAARNMQIHELKERLASLAEDKERLDDAVRAGVDKAENQHLVELEDVLGKLHAAELKVKELEEMGAQLARQAQDERETKETVAQMVRCLCLSQSNQKAPLEDLPNQGNPQATELVGELRSLLEGKENEILSLQQSLASEKEAVEQQLGGLKQQLAISTEEQTKSAKTMQETLERFSKKEEQCTTLTTESESLRSQLSGLERKLAAADEKVRQLGEDKSKLEKDISDMMTASGDSSLQLSKMNEDLRQKERRLEELQSQLVEQKNEVALSNEQREQDLSRKDQELCETRDNHAAQMKCLQEKIATLEMSVQQSASQAEDLKDSQAKALNQASEVHGKEVQGLRDKLDNLKKELSSSKDRSQELEKMVSELKTYKEKLQHLSAELDSSKHNVEHLSAKLEEQTVALERKCQDSEEARADTCKLETQLSEAQSKLSALRDLSVQNEDLRVTVEKLSKERDELLDGNKGSEVERTSLKDQLEILKKGLLEAQDENTTLKSTNIKQQSDLEDLRKQNEEKNATLHKQKQDARRAESHNKQLLEDYENICKERSRLEEDLNESRSKLACENDKLLSELDAAKTGKKCLDAKNAELQAKLQSLNLEKEDLTMTNNQLQSLVETLSKEKATMSSEISAVASDKKNLEALKEELQNKLNLAKKELDSSVRECEDLKASRLSLVQMLEESKTSSQVTHSERLHLLQEKEDLLASQRKVCKEKEELLKDIEELKEKIKESAQQLTLSNLKLTEMSATLERERETFGTQNSESSEALHALRKEKLTLHAALEQQKTNYERLAGEKGEIEAKHSKAAADIKDLLQEREKLVSDIRATKDQLDSSSRTQGDIDQEKSRLEGMLEEVTCKTNSVVAQLTSLEKEKAQLESELGKRSSQIELLEKANADLARGRGELKMHLEQSTLELKGQVDKLSKHTAESDAKKKKLLEEILELKKQTESLSEAKQHLEERLEAESSERTRAAWQTEELQNTLSRVRRDNDDMSAQLQNADEQQKSLTAETDLAKAKLKEQELVTRRLSEDKRELLSKLDETDKRVAALETEKEALLAGRSRSEHNVSQWLVEKSLLIGQLEDLQEDVKTLRVDTAATEKRHQEAVAEGERLQSQLKQAIAQQLEASEASGQTAEALEQLTKERDALLQDKCEAQVQLESLHSSKREMETQMDELKQEQSKYQQELSTSKEQLYAKSQKLESLSRETEELKEAVSVKSRSLQSIQNEKDKLAQDVENNHQDHSEFSKLRDEHSKLQAQLKELKQSESTLKKKMEKENAEFQRSVRKNGVLASEKDQQMEALKSELAATRVQSASAQTLQTAIAALEQDKAQLKERVKELEQELAAPSGDVVVSQLRDTDTQAENHQAAIDFLNSVIVDLRKNNLDLKDQLEKLAAAALNGNNASELDDDDGEDKESSKKKKKKKPPPRLFCDICDCFDRHDTEDCPAQAQTPDTPPHTAYHGSKGAERPYCDICELFGHWSHDCNDDRTF